A portion of the Melanotaenia boesemani isolate fMelBoe1 chromosome 2, fMelBoe1.pri, whole genome shotgun sequence genome contains these proteins:
- the grid2ipa gene encoding LOW QUALITY PROTEIN: delphilin (The sequence of the model RefSeq protein was modified relative to this genomic sequence to represent the inferred CDS: inserted 2 bases in 1 codon; deleted 5 bases in 3 codons) gives MRRFLSRKGRFSLRQSKSGTRSASKDFYLGLPATNQNWPEAFGFRLGGTGPSYILSVVEGSSAYLAGLQPGDQVVDIEGQDVTNLSTPALIALAQTLKTVPPSIGVVSRLETGQLTPWPFCFTIVGDSPLMVEECNPGGPAARSGLKVGDYVMEVNGIPVKQSKTAAAMIKAAQGRPLRLGVLSMARRPKRLSSSMRVLSQSGDSVRESRAHKAMEFNKKVEEVLGEEPDVKEQLFEVLKQYASERDVESLAEALPDILITEEHQQLIDSVRIFIPKKHRERFDEVVSQSLMSRLKGRSFSDPSRSHLRRSRSEDHPERLLVSTRASSVPRTHAEEGVALPARGMRKTTSLIAGHSSGTTTNCRTVRVCKGNTSFGFTLRGHAPVWIDSVIPGSPADKAGXKPGDRILFLNGLDMRTSSHEKVVSMLQGSGAMPTLVVEDGPATFSLSEQDLAGGSVPTERARSPVLSSLQWVAEILPPSIRVQGRTFGQQLEHLLTIQERYTICKALENFFQHRNVDTLIVDVFPVLDTPAKQVIWQFVYQLLTYEEQEHCQNKISRFLGYKAPVPPPPPPPPPPPEPESAPEPHRRSSSMRVTGTTYRSSVRGRSSDDLVIGTHLGMGLRAEPTQETGMRLAPGERQSGDGTSLPETPNNLTNLSAVYAELENMYSAKRSKSLKSRPPPAPESLLDLEPPSRTASPTVHANTGCRKGPPTHSSWPEPLPSPPPAQFYPSGLTSQTSGESNPYISLDSPPPSPPEPDFPSSPPVHHSNKRRYTFSKPPRSEDTDRFLDALSEQLGQRVAIVDEFLTPENDYEEDVVQMGFPDEDDDDNEDELGVDEDENGGFVAPELSSPSDVQSSSGEENASSLTYSSSSDHIPPPPMTPPPPPPVQFNDPPPPPPPAPPQTQPQQQQQQQAIKYTPEHSPRVYVPIRRKSGPPPPPPPRSNPPPKRHSLHKVLPSREELQVHATIQELKAFQEQQAYQERQAYEEQQAYKERQTYEEQKTYDEQQLFQEQQAYQEKFFKDRQAYEEQKAYEEQKAFEEQQMYQEQQAYKDRQAYEQHQAYQEQKAYEQRQAYKEQKAFEELQAYQEQKAYEERKAYEEQKAYEELQAYEEQQAYQEQQMQQIYQSHQSMPAQPTQQKAHSPLPLQQIHQSLPPLPSPDSNHPHANHPVYMIRQAQQQQAHQSHHHRRLSRSAPPPHQPSPQPTVHPSQQGQYAEGIYQSHQGIRPQPHHSSTEMLNQMHQAPAHHSSAEMLHQLQQSQVHHSSAEVLQQMQQVHVHYSSSEMLNQMQKSKAHHSSAELLHQSNQMQQMQPHHSSTELLHQAHQMHRGQPHHSSTELLHQMHQAKPHHSSTELLHQAHQMHQSKPHHSSTELLHQVQQEPASLPVQLNRDSHSHHSRRSLKGHHQTEVSQQMHQTHHPQPTKPSPQRPHSIQQTHHHSSTPQIHHIHHTPQPLQDYQHQIHVIHPPQQPHRPQPLLSTFQPLQPTLSTFQPLPQHHQSQHQVQTSTQTARPQSQPSHHLLQSPHQPQSQPHHKQPHSQSQPQSLPHSLSDPTEHLEPPPPPPLPPPCSPPPLPRPSLSRMDSNHMSVKRLRWEQVENSEGTIWGQLGANSDYDKLHDMVKYLDLELHFGTQKSSLPLLEPPPQLETFKRKDVVEILSHKKAYNASILIAHLKLSPGELRQILMNMATDRLEPAHIKQLLLYAPDAEEVKKYEEYRQDPSKLSEPDSCVADVIVPEYKTRLQSLLFKCSLQEKTEELRGAYDCIYKAPPWS, from the exons ATGAGGCGTTTCCTGAGCAGAAAGGGTCGCTTCTCCCTTCGCCAGAGCAAGTCTGGGACCCGGAGTGCCTCCAAAGATTTCT ACCTTGGACTCCCTGCCACCAATCAGAACTGGCCAGAGGCATTTGGTTTCCGGCTGGGAGGTACTGGACCCAGTTACATTCTGTCTGTGGTTGAGGGCAGTAGTGCATACCTTGCTGGCTTGCAGCCCGGTGACCAGGTGGTGGACATTGAGGGCCAAGATGTGACCAACCTCAGCACACCGGCACTCATTGCTCTGGCTCAGACCCTGAAGACCGTGCCACCCAGCATTGGTGTGGTGTCACGGCTAGAAACAGGTCAGCTGACTCC ATGGCCGTTTTGTTTCACCATCGTGGGAGACAGTCCTCTGATGGTCGAGGAATGCAAT CCTGGTGGTCCGGCTGCGCGCAGTGGCCTCAAAGTTGGTGACTATGTCATGGAGGTGAATGGTATTCCAGTAAAACAATCA AAAACTGCAGCAGCCATGATCAAAGCAGCGCAGGGTCGACCTCTGCGTCTGGGTGTGCTCAGTATGGCTCGCAGACCAAAGCGACTGAGCAGCAGCATGAGGGTGCTGTCACAAAGTGGAGACAGCGTCAGGGAGAGTCGGGCCCACAAAGCTATGGAGTTTAATAAAAAA GTGGAGGAGGTACTAGGAGAGGAGCCTGATGTGAAGGAACAGCTGTTTGAGGTGCTGAAGCAGTATGCTTCTGAGAGGGATGTGGAGAGTCTGGCTGAAGCCCTGCCTGACATTCTGATTACAGAAGAGCATCAGCAACTGATTGACAGTGTCAG GATCTTCATTCCCAAAAAGCACCGGGAGCGTTTTGACGAGGTGGTTTCTCAGAGTCTGATGAGCCGGCTGAAGGGGCGGAGCTTTAGTGACCCCAGCCGCAGCCACCTTCGTCGCAGCAGGAGCGAGGATCACCCCGAGCGCCTCCTTGTCTCCACCCGTGCAAGTTCAGTGCCACGCACGCACGCGGAGGAAGGTGTGGCCCTCCCTGCCAGAGGCATGCGAAAGACCACCTCACTCATAGCAGGCCACTCCAGTGGCACCACCACCAACTGCAG GACTGTAAGAGTATGCAAGGGCAACACAAGCTTTGGCTTCACTCTGAGAGGCCATGCTCCAGTGTGGATTGATTCAGTTATCCCTG GAAGCCCTGCTGACAAGGCAGG TAAACCAGGAGACAGAATCCTTTTTCTCAACGGACTGGACATGAG GACCTCCTCCCATGAGAAGGTGGTGTCCATGCTGCAGGGAAGTGGTGCCATGCCCACCCTGGTAGTCGAGGATGGTCCAGCTACTTTTTCCCTATCTGAGCAAGACCTTGCAGGGGGCAGTGTTCCCACAGAACGTGCCCGCTCTCCAGTGCTCAGTTCCCTGCAGTGGGTTGCAGAGATCCTGCCGCCCAGTATCAGGGTTCAGGGTCGCACCTTTGGACAACAACTGGAGCACTTGCTGACCATCCAGGAGAGGTACACCATCTGCAAGGCTTTGGAGAATTTCTTCCAGCACAG AAATGTAGACACCCTGATCGTGGATGTATTCCCAGTGCTGGATACTCCTGCCAAACAGGTGATCTGGCAGTTTGTTTACCAGCTGCTGACATATGAAGAACAGGAACACTGCCAGAACAAGATTTCACGTTTTCTTGGATACAAAGCACCAG ttccaccaccaccaccaccacctccccctcctccaGAGCCCGAGTCTGCCCCTGAGCCTCATCGCCGCAGCAGTTCCATGAGGGTGACAGGGACCACGTACAGGAGCAGTGTGAGGGGACGTAGCTCTGATGATCTGGTCATTGGCACACACTTGGGCATGG GCCTCCGTGCAGAGCCAACACAGGAAACAGGGATGAGGTTGGCTCCAGGAGAGAGGCAGTCTGGAGATGGTACCTCTCTCCCTGAGACTCCCAATAACCTTACCAAT CTGTCAGCTGTGTACGCTGAACTGGAGAACATGTACTCAGCCAAGAGGTCCAAGTCTCTGAAGAGTCggcctcctcctgctcctgagAGTTTGCTGGACCTGGAACCTCCTTCACGCACAGCATCCCCGACAGTACATGCAAACACAG GTTGCCGTAAAGGCCCCCCAACCCATTCATCCTGGCCTGAGCCCCTGCCTAGTCCACCTCCAGCCCAGTTCTACCCATCAGGGTTAACAAGTCAGACCAGTGGTGAGTCCAATCCCTACATCAGCCTGGACAGTCCCCCTCCCTCACCTCCAGAACCTGACTTCCCATCTAGCCCACCTGTCCATCACAGCAACAAACGGCGTTACACCTTCTCCAAACCTCCTCGTTCAGAAGATACAGATCGCTTTCTGGATGCACTGAGCGAGCAGCTGGGACAGAGGGTGGCCATCGTTGATGAATTTTTGACCCCTGAAAATGACTATGAAGAG GATGTTGTGCAGATGGGCTTCccagatgaggatgatgatgataatgaagaCGAGCTGGGGGTGGACGAAGATGAGAATGGAGGATTTGTGGCTCCAGAGCTTAGTAGCCCAAGTGATGTCCAAAGTAGCAGCGGAGAAGAAAACGCCTCCTCCCTCACTTATTCCTCTTCCTCTGATCACATTCCTCCTCCCCCGATGACCCCTCCTCCACCCCCACCTGTTCAGTTCAAcgaccctcctcctcctcctcctccagcgcCTCCACAGACTCAGCCtcagcaacagcagcaacaacaagcCATTAAGTACACTCCTGAGCACTCACCAAGAGTGTATGTGCCCATTCGGCGGAAATCAGgccctcctccaccacctcctccccGCAGTAACCCACCACCTAAACGCCACTCCTTACATAAAGTCTTGCCGTCAAGAGAGGAGCTGCAGGTACATGCAACCATACAAGAGCTAAAAGCATTTCAAGAACAACAAGCCTACCAGGAAAGACAAGCTTATGAAGAGCAGCAAGCTTATAAGGAGAGACAGACATATGAAGAGCAAAAAACCTATGACGAACAGCAACTGTTTCAAGAACAGCAGGCCTATCAAGAGAAATTTTTCAAAGACAGACAGGCTTATGAAGAACAAAAAGCGTATGAGGAGCAAAAAGCTTTTGAGGAGCAACAAATGTACCAAGAGCAGCAGGCTTACAAAGACAGACAAGCTTATGAACAGCATCAAGCCTACCAAGAACAAAAAGCATATGAGCAGCGTCAAGCCtacaaagaacaaaaagcaTTTGAAGAGCTTCAAGCCTACCAGGAACAAAAAGCATATGAGGAGCGCAAAGCTTATGAGGAGCAAAAAGCTTATGAGGAGCTTCAAGCTTACGAGGAGCAGCAAGCATATCAAGAGCAGCAGATGCAGCAGATCTACCAGAGCCACCAATCAATGCCTGCTCAGCCAACACAACAGAAAGCCCATTCACCCCTGCCTCTCCAACAAATACACCAGTCCTTACCCCCACTCCCCTCCCCAGACTCCAACCATCCCCATGCAAACCACCCTGTTTATATGATTCGCCAAGCTCAGCAGCAACAAGCCCACCAGAGTCATCACCATCGACGACTGTCTCGTTCAGCCCCTCCCCCACATCAGCCTTCACCTCAACCAACAGTACATCCAAGCCAACAAGGTCAGTATGCTGAGGGTATCTACCAAAGTCATCAAGGCATAAGACCCCAACCGCATCATTCTTCAACGGAGATGCTCAATCAGATGCACCAAGCCCCAGCTCATCATTCCTCTGCAGAGATGCTCCACCAGTTGCAACAATCCCAGGTCCACCACTCATCTGCTGAGGTGCTCCAGCAGATGCAGCAAGTCCACGTCCACTACTCATCATCAGAAATGCTCAATCAGATGCAAAAATCCAAGGCCCATCATTCTTCAGCAGAGCTTCTGCACCAGTCTAACCAAATGCAGCAAATGCAGCCTCATCACTCCTCAACTGAGCTTCTCCATCAAGCTCACCAGATGCATCGGGGACAACCCCACCATTCATCAACTGAACTTCTCCATCAAATGCACCAAGCCAAGCCCCATCACTCATCTACTGAACTACTGCATCAAGCCCATCAGATGCATCAGTCCAAGCCTCATCACTCTTCCACAGAGCTTCTTCATCAAGTCCAGCAAGAGCCTGCTTCCCTCCCGGTTCAGCTAAACCGGGACAGCCACTCCCATCACAGCCGCAGAAGTCTCAAAGGTCACCACCAAACTGAAGTATCACAGCAGATGCATCAAACTCATCACCCCCAGCCCACCAAACCCTCTCCACAGAGACCCCACTCTATCCAGCAAACCCACCATCATTCCAGCACACCCcagatccaccacatccaccacaccccacagcccctc cAGGACTACCAGCACCAGATCCATGTCATCCATCCTCCCCAACAGCCCCACAGGCCCCAGCCACTTCTCTCCACCTTTCAGCCCCTCCAGCCCACCCTCTCCACCTTCCAACCTTTGCCTCAACACCACCAGTCACAGCATCAGGTCCAGACTTCCACCCAAACTGCTCGTCCACAGTCGCAGCCCTCACACCACCTGCTGCAGTCCCCACACCAGCCACAGTCCCAGCCCCACCACAAGCAACCCCATAGCCAGAGTCAGCCCCAGTCCCTCCCCCACTCTCTCTCTGATCCAACAGAGCATCTGgaaccacctccacctccacccctCCCACCTCCATGCTCCCCTCCACCACTGCCAAGACCCAGTTTATCCAGGATGGACTCCAACCAcatgagtgtgaagcggctgcgCTGGGAACAGGTGGAAAACTCAGAGGGGACAATTTGGGGACAG ttgggtGCAAATTCTGACTATGACAAACTGCATGACATGGTGAAGTATTTGGATCTGGAGCTTCACTTTGGGACACAGAAGAGCTCCT TGCCTCTTCTAGAGCCACCTCCGCAGCTAGAAACCTTCAAAAGGAAAGATGTTGTTGAAATATTGTCCCATAAGAAGGCTTACAATGCCT CCATCCTGATAGCCCACCTGAAGCTGTCTCCTGGGGAGTTGCGTCAGATACTGATGAACATGGCCACAGATAGGCTGGAGCCAGCTCAcatcaaacagctgctgctgtacGCCCCTGATGCAGAGGAGGTGAAAAAGTATGAAGAGTACCGACAGGACCCCAGTAAACTTAGCGAGCCAGACAGTTGTGTTGCAG ATGTTATCGTACCCGAGTACAAGACCCGTCTACAGAGCCTCCTCTTCAAATGTTCTCTTCAGGAGAAGACAGAGGAACTGAGAGGAGCATACGACTGTATATATAAGGCCCCTCCATGGAGCTGA